A window from Enterocloster bolteae encodes these proteins:
- a CDS encoding TRAP transporter small permease produces MKKTLRWLDVNFEAILMVLFFSLMILLVTVQVVLRFIFKTGFSWGEEVARLLFVWMSFSSFGYLTRGSRHVRVGFFRELFPVRTQKAILILCDVLFLVFSAGGLRAMVQLCSDAWRFQDMLTAVPWNYNALYLAGMLGFFMMVVRNIQILVWKFRHWGDDLERFVNYDGDYYENNRICFEPKVKDVLELAEKEAAELLEKGE; encoded by the coding sequence ATGAAAAAAACATTGAGATGGCTGGATGTGAATTTTGAGGCAATCCTCATGGTACTCTTTTTCTCCCTGATGATATTGCTGGTTACTGTGCAGGTGGTGCTGCGGTTTATCTTTAAAACAGGATTTTCCTGGGGCGAGGAAGTGGCCAGGCTGCTGTTTGTATGGATGTCCTTTTCCAGCTTTGGCTATCTGACCAGGGGAAGCCGCCATGTGCGGGTGGGCTTTTTCAGGGAGCTGTTCCCGGTCCGGACCCAGAAAGCCATTCTGATTTTATGCGATGTCCTCTTTCTCGTATTTTCCGCAGGCGGGCTGAGGGCAATGGTGCAGCTTTGTTCTGACGCATGGCGTTTTCAGGATATGCTGACAGCTGTTCCGTGGAACTACAACGCCCTTTATCTGGCCGGAATGCTGGGCTTCTTTATGATGGTGGTGCGCAACATCCAGATCCTGGTGTGGAAATTCCGGCACTGGGGGGATGATCTGGAACGGTTTGTGAACTACGACGGCGATTATTATGAGAACAACCGGATCTGCTTTGAACCCAAGGTAAAGGATGTCCTGGAACTGGCGGAAAAAGAGGCGGCGGAACTGTTGGAGAAGGGGGAATAA
- a CDS encoding TRAP transporter substrate-binding protein gives MDRWRIKAAMGLVCILTVSAFALTGCAQTEKSDVITIRIAHDNNVNTPLHKAFLKFKDLVETGSEGRMEVVIFPGGQMGSVQDTFEQCRRGDIEMSGSTTSNFTRAMPEFAAWESFYMFDDTAHAKRVFESEAGKKMMEPLKRMNLTGIGYMELGFRNFSNSKRPIQTDEDLKGLKIRGYNPLQIKAWESVGVNTTSVSWNELFTSLQQRLIDGQECATTSFYTEKFYEAQKYWSLTRHVFTNFLWYANEDFMNSLSDSDRAFIMESAQEAIDYNWELADQSEEEILKQLEDAGFPVNDVDISVRRQLGEKINASIKGDIIANCGEDTYNMLMAAVAAERREQGEE, from the coding sequence ATGGATAGATGGCGCATAAAAGCAGCCATGGGTCTTGTCTGTATTCTGACGGTGAGCGCGTTTGCGCTCACCGGATGCGCCCAGACGGAGAAATCAGATGTGATCACAATCAGGATTGCCCATGACAATAATGTAAACACACCGCTGCACAAGGCATTTTTGAAGTTCAAGGATCTGGTGGAGACAGGGTCTGAGGGGCGTATGGAGGTGGTTATATTCCCGGGTGGACAGATGGGCAGTGTCCAGGATACATTTGAACAGTGCAGGCGCGGGGATATCGAAATGAGCGGCTCCACCACCAGCAACTTTACAAGGGCCATGCCGGAATTCGCCGCATGGGAGAGCTTTTACATGTTTGACGACACGGCCCACGCAAAGCGGGTGTTTGAGAGCGAGGCCGGAAAGAAAATGATGGAGCCCTTAAAACGGATGAACCTTACGGGAATCGGTTATATGGAGCTGGGCTTCCGCAATTTCTCCAACAGCAAGCGTCCCATACAGACTGATGAGGACTTAAAGGGCCTGAAAATCCGCGGCTATAATCCGCTGCAGATTAAGGCGTGGGAGTCGGTGGGAGTCAACACCACCAGCGTCAGCTGGAACGAACTGTTTACGTCCCTCCAGCAGAGACTGATTGACGGTCAGGAATGCGCCACCACCAGCTTCTATACTGAGAAATTTTACGAGGCACAAAAGTACTGGTCCTTGACCAGGCATGTGTTCACGAATTTCCTGTGGTATGCCAATGAGGATTTCATGAACTCCCTGTCGGATTCCGACCGCGCATTTATCATGGAGAGCGCTCAGGAGGCCATTGATTATAATTGGGAACTGGCGGACCAGAGCGAGGAGGAGATACTTAAGCAGCTTGAGGACGCAGGTTTTCCTGTCAACGACGTGGATATCTCTGTCAGGAGACAGCTGGGCGAGAAAATCAACGCGTCCATTAAGGGCGATATTATAGCCAACTGCGGAGAGGATACATATAACATGCTGATGGCTGCCGTGGCGGCTGAGCGGCGGGAGCAGGGGGAGGAGTAA